Proteins encoded in a region of the Babesia bovis T2Bo chromosome 4 map unlocalized Chr4_2, whole genome shotgun sequence genome:
- a CDS encoding Spc97 / Spc98 family protein: MQSEGRRHYDSRGVVGGAFLASDVMLLTYHLSQISKDDILLYKLDRLNLLPVDSSSNDVPRSSSGHIIRLHDRLQCHLEETTLRLLSEYANLELVDIDTNRIAQELEHFCVDRSSISLRRLKAMLYTGMRCFNRLPATLQLLLSLKDTAEKPPVSCPIRDAEGPVFHDTGDCASNVPDEATSSSDDGMDSCEDVPATTPEPGHVSSSVITDRFEFSEIDEDDLVSDILFVVQGIEGRFIKRGVDGTFSLTSRRQVSRGVRQLTNRMCSLGLLYNSIMDFRPSSGAISQALHQAVMDEVHQYNHLINMLVTSRANDRLTLRRLYVLLQQPYNRMRLLYMALGTSSVRCIDRIFDLYCSRGDAMGRELYSELLRKCMISFLEILLRWVYYGELDDVSGVFFVGHTEGRYNIISCNIPTFISPSLAELCFDTGCCSKYYFELSPRSGRGTVDITGFLKQLCPASTSWSIFVTIQQLSGLVRSIDTSVALVRELVLRHDLSGYLRRISDHLSLVHLGGDPLHPVFDDFECNKDFGFDMYVPRFSFPVSLVFNDVQAIRDLYINSFRMEFLLQRTLKLLSLCWKEYSVYSRYCLGSLDLSRRMIWINLCRNEMSHFANMLQKSRNVPYILDSFIRRVSSRDYPPAGTTLKDLRDEWSATFGRLEMSNFLEVMEILESIVDYCKFALHLFNRGMMRELRDLVCDNASPSVLTEFIHGHIVTNEVMDVFRGYAKRFRESVILLLHRLSCENTDSRMFGVILDYNNFYRLLSAIES; encoded by the coding sequence TTCATCTAATGACGTACCTCGTTCATCTTCTGGTCATATTATACGTCTACATGATCGTTTACAATGTCATTTGGAGGAGACTACGTTACGTTTACTGAGTGAGTATGCTAATTTGGAATTGGTTGACATTGACACTAATCGGATAGCTCAGGAGTTGGAGCATTTTTGTGTTGACCGTTCTAGCATATCACTTCGTAGACTCAAGGCCATGCTATACACTGGTATGCGTTGTTTTAACCGGTTACCAGCTACTTTACAACTACTTTTATCACTAAAGGACACGGCTGAGAAACCTCCAGTTTCTTGTCCAATTCGAGATGCTGAAGGTCCAGTATTTCATGATACTGGTGACTGTGCCTCGAATGTACCTGATGAAGCTACATCTTCTTCCGATGATGGCATGGATTCATGTGAAGACGTTCCGGCCACCACTCCTGAACCTGGCCATGTTTCTTCCAGTGTTATAACAGACCGTTTTGAGTTTAGTGAGATTGATGAGGACGACTTGGTATCTGACATTTTATTTGTAGTTCAGGGCATTGAGGGTCGTTTTATAAAGCGTGGTGTTGATGGTACTTTTAGTCTTACTAGTCGTCGCCAGGTATCTCGTGGTGTTCGTCAGCTTACAAATCGCATGTGTAGTTTGGGTCTCCTTTACAACAGTATAATGGACTTTCGACCATCTTCAGGGGCTATATCGCAGGCATTACATCAGGCTGTAATGGATGAGGTTCACCAGTACAACCATTTGATAAACATGTTGGTTACTAGCAGGGCCAATGACCGATTAACTTTACGGCGGTTATATGTTTTGTTGCAGCAGCCGTACAATCGCATGCGTCTGTTATACATGGCACTCGGTACTTCTTCTGTTAGGTGTATAGATCGCATTTTCGACCTTTACTGCTCCCGTGGTGATGCTATGGGTCGTGAGTTATATTCGGAATTACTTCGCAAGTGCATGATTTCTTTTTTGGAGATTCTTCTTCGTTGGGTATATTATGGCGAGTTAGATGATGTTTCTGGTGTATTTTTTGTAGGCCACACTGAGGGTCGCTATAATATTATCTCTTGTAATATACCTACTTTTATATCACCATCGCTCGCAGAGCTATGCTTCGACACTGGATGTTGCAGTAAGTATTACTTTGAGTTGAGTCCTAGATCTGGTCGTGGTACTGTTGACATTACTGGCTTCTTGAAGCAATTATGTCCCGCGAGTACATCATGGTCTATTTTCGTTACAATTCAGCAACTGTCAGGTTTAGTTCGCTCAATTGACACCAGTGTGGCTTTAGTGCGTGAATTGGTATTGCGTCATGATTTATCCGGTTACTTACGTCGTATATCAGATCATTTATCGCTGGTTCATCTTGGAGGTGATCCGCTACATCCAGTTTTTGACGATTTTGAGTGCAATAAGGATTTTGGTTTTGATATGTATGTACCTCGTTTTTCATTTCCGGTATCTTTAGTCTTCAATGACGTGCAAGCGATTCGTGACTTGTATATCAACAGCTTCCGTATGGAGTTTTTACTTCAGCGTACGTTAAAGTTACTATCGTTATGTTGGAAGGAGTACAGTGTTTATAGTCGTTATTGCCTCGGTTCTCTTGATCTTTCACGTCGTATGATTTGGATTAATTTATGTCGCAATGAGATGTCTCATTTTGCCAACATGCTTCAGAAGAGTCGCAACGTGCCATACATTTTGGATAGTTTCATACGCCGCGTATCATCTCGTGATTACCCTCCTGCGGGCACGACATTGAAGGACTTACGTGACGAGTGGTCTGCTACATTCGGGAGACTAGAGATGAGTAACTTTTTGGAGGTGATGGAAATCCTGGAGTCGATTGTTGACTACTGCAAGTTTGCGTTACACCTGTTTAACCGTGGTATGATGCGTGAACTGCGTGATTTGGTTTGTGACAATGCATCTCCGTCGGTGTTGACTGAGTTTATACATGGCCATATAGTGACCAATGAGGTGATGGATGTATTTAGGGGCTATGCCAAGCGATTCCGTGAGAGTGTGATTCTACTTCTCCACAGACTATCCTGTGAAAACACTGATAGTCGCATGTTTGGTGTCATTTTAGACTACAACAACTTTTATCGTTTATTGAGTGCTATTGAGTCGTAG